The Hippopotamus amphibius kiboko isolate mHipAmp2 chromosome 16, mHipAmp2.hap2, whole genome shotgun sequence genomic interval ctttgcctctttttttttggtttgccgCCCTGCGtggtgtgttgggtcttagctggCCCTGATCAGGTTtgaaacccgtgccccctgcaggtgaagaacagagtcctaaccatttgaccgccagggaattccctgcctcTGATTTTTCACTGAAGGTACTGAGGCTCCCGGCTGTGTTTTTCAGGTCACGCAGCAGGTCAGGGGTCTCCTGGACCAGGCCCCAGTGCTCTGAAGAGGACCTGGAGCTGCCAGGACTGgatgggggcgggtgggggcatTGCCTCTTTGGGATTCAGGCCATgggccctggcccccagccccagtcAGCCTGGGCTGGATCTGGAGTCTGGGACCTCCTGTGTGGAGTCCATCAGGCGGGAACCCACTTTCCTTGGACCAGaagagaggggctggggcttcTCTATCCCCCCGAGTTGAGTGGACGGGCGCTCCCAGGGCTGGGTCCTGACCCAGGAGGAGGGTTCAGGGAGGCACGGCCCATTGTCAGGTATAGCTCCCGCAcatctcccctccctgctcacgCTGGCCTTTCCCTTCCTGGCAGGCGGCTCCTGCAGCTGCGCTGGCTCCTGCACCTGCAAAGCCTGCAGATGCACCTCCTGCAAGAAGAGTGAGTGCGGGACCTCGTCTGggcatctgggctctgggctgaGTCCTCTGAGGAGGGGCCCCAGAGCTCAGCAGTGGGCTGAGTGACCAAACTTCTGTACATCCCCTCCCTCAGCACTGAATCAGAATTTGAGGTGAAAGAGCCATAGAGATGATTGAGTCCCAACCTCTCATTCTATAATGGCAAAATGAGGCTGAGAGAGGTCAGCGAACAGTGTCAAGGATGGAAACTAGACACAGAACCTAGGTCTCCTGTCTCTAAAGCCACATTCTGAACCCTCCAGTGTCCTGAGAACGTCATACTTGAACCTGGTGACCATGTATAGTTTCCCTGAACTGCCAAGGGCAGCCCTTCGTTGTAGGTGCAGCCCAGAGCATCCCTGGTCCTCCTGGGAGCAGCTCTGTAACTGGTTTGCCTCCACTCTAATCCTGAGCACTTCTTCACTTCATTAGATGCTTCTCCCGGCAGCCTTGCCTTGCCTGGAGGCCCTGTGTCGTACTCACATGGGGCAGGGCAGCCTTTTCCTAGTGTCATAGAGCAATTATCTCAGGACAGAGCTCTCCATCCTGAGGTCAGGGGAGTCTGGGCCTGGAGGAAGACCTTGTGCCAGGCCTGCCGTTGGGAAGGGCGTTTCCGGATACCGTGTGGTCCCACTCTCCTCTGCCCTTGCTTCCCcaggctgctgctcctgctgccccgTGGGCTGTGCCAAGTGCGCCCAGGGCTGCATCTGCAAAGGGGGCTCGGACAAGTGCAGCTGCTGTGCCTGATGTTGAGCAGAGCCTGCTCCAGATGTCAATAGAGCAACCATGACAACCCTGCATTTTACCGTTTTTCATACAACATGACCCGATGCTACATTCCTTTTCCAATGAAATATGTGCATTGTAATAAAAGTTGTTGATTTTATCCTGGCTCTGTTTTCCTTTACTTGTCTTGGAAATAAGACACTTCATGCCCAtgaggtctggggtggggacaTGGACTGGAAAAGCAGAGACCTGGACTCTGGACCAATTTTAGCTCCTATACACTGAGTGCCTTAAAGCAGGTCAGCTtacctctttgagcttcagtttctcagCTCAAGATGAAAACACAGTCCACATGACATAAGGACATTGGGCAGGTACTAGTTCCCTTCTGTTCTCATTTGAGTATTGATGGCACAGAAacttcttagtttttattttcattctctggGATCCATACCAACCTCGGTCCTCAGTGATGTGAACCTTTAAAAGTACTCGGAGAGGATGATATCCAACTGCCCTCCTGTTTGACTTCTATATAAGGCTTGCTTCTAAAGCAGTGTGAAAGAACCTGTTTTTATGTTCTATCACAGTTTTAAACTTTGGTAAAGAAAATGAATTGCTAAAAACATTCATAAAggatacaatatataaaaattttgtgTTAGATTCAATGCAAGTGATTACATTAATATATGaagaacataaattttaaaaattagagatgtTTATATGCTGCATAGATTTTCACGGATGACGTTGATGAGTCCTGGAAACACTTCCCAAATGCCCCACTGTGTGGACCACACACCCCTGAGTAGCTCAGCTGGCCATCCCTACAGGGAACATCAGTCATGGCTGGCACAGTGCCAGAGACGGGACACTCGCGTCCCCTGAGAACTCCCTGCAGTGACTTGCTGTGAGTCCTTGAAGTTCCTCCCTAAGTTAGGCTGAAATCTGCCTTCCTTCAAAATTTAGCCCTGAGCTACGTGAAACTTGCCAAGGGATTGAGAATTTCCCAGCCATTTCCCAACAAGAGGGGGTGTACCTGAGACTTGGTTTCAGATGAAGGACTTCATGCCTTCCTCTGCAGGGTGATGCTTCTTCTGCAGTTTGAAGGGCCTGGTGCTGTTTATCAGCGAGAAGTGTGTACTGAAGGAATGGTCATCTCTTCCAGATGTTGCACCCCCTGGTGGTCGTGGAGGGAATTGCTATTTGATGTTCAATCCAAGAGAAAGAGGAGCCCTGTGGCTCAGAAGTCAGGACTGAGACTGGCCTCAGATCCCCTGTGCGAAGAGGGCATTTTGGGGGCCAGCCTGGGTTGGGGGCATGGGTTTTGGTGTCAGGCATTCAGGTTCACAGCCACCTTGCCACCTCCTgacctgggcaagtcactgatACTCTCTGAgatttcatttcctcctttctttcaaaGAGACTACAGTTCAACGTGGGGGGCTAAGTGAGATGGTGCTGTGGCTACCAGCACGGGCTTCCTGAATGGTAGCCATTAGGATCACTATATCCACACTGATATTTGTGCACAGAGAGTCCTTTTAGCTCCCCAAAACCTCCTGGAGAAAGGCTCACTGGTTTGGAGGCATTACTGAGTAGAGGCTAGAGATGACATGGAAACTTGTTGATCCAATGTCAAGGGAAATGTGAATGACCTGCATAAGCCCTCTGGCACACATGCTGCTACAGTATTTGGACAGCCACAGGCGCCTTTCCCACCCTTCGTGTCATTTGATCTGCTACAGCCACTGAGAGTGAACATGCAGAGGCTGCAATGATTGTGCATTCATCCAGAGAGTGTAAGCAAcctgcccatggtcacacagctcacAGTCAGAAGTCTGAACCCACACCACAGCTGTCTCACCTCCTGGCCACTACTGCAGATCATGATGTCCCTGGGAGCTGAAGCCTGCCTCTGCTTATTCCGAGCTGGAAGGGTCCTCGGAGACAGTCCAGCTGTGCTCCTGGCTGGAGAGAGATGGGAGACCGAAGCCCAGAGTGGTCACAGAACTATGCAGAGGCTTTCCCACCACTCTCTCTGTGCCAGGAGTTCGGTGTCTTCACCTTTCACAGGATGACACAGTGCCCGGTGAGGGGTGAGGGCAGGAGGCTGCCGTTGGCCTGCATGCGGGCCAGTCCCACCGGTGTCCCTTACGGCCACCTGACATAACCTCtatgtgcctcagtctcctctgctttaaaaggtaaaataatagTAAGGATTATTGGCTCAGGATTAAAGAATTTAATACATGCAAGAATGTAGAATGAAGCCTGGCACACAGACAGTAATCTATAATATTAGCTATTATATTATTATCATGGGTCAGAGCATAGAATATATTTCTCTACATCCAGATCAACAGGCCAGGGCTGGTGTGCTGGCTGAATGTCCTCTCTTGTTCTCACCAACCATGTGAGCAGGTGTCCAGTGCCCTGAGAGAGTTATGGCCCTCTTCCCACAAAAGGGGCTGGCACTAGGGTTATCAAGCCATGAGCAACACAGTCCGGGTCCTCCTAATAGATACTGAAGGACCCTGCCATTTCCACTGTCAGCTGCACCAGaattttacttaacattttacATACATGTACATTTATTGATATGAAAAGCAAACGCTTTATCACTACTAAGTATGAAAGTCAGTTTACTTCTAGACAAACATAGTAGCCACTAAAACATGTATGCATTCACATTTGTCACCGCCACGATTAAGCTTACGCCCTAGAGAAGTGCTGACGACGTACCTCTGGGACAAAGGGAAGCTTCATCACTGACTCTCTTCCTTGGGAAGAGACAGGAATCAGATCCGGGGAACCACATCCCAGCACTGTGACCTTGGCTTACTGGCCTCCTTGTACTGCATGTAGTTCTGCCTTTGGGAAACAGGCTACGAAGTAGTATTTCCCCTTAGCTGTTGCTGTTAGAATTCAAAGAGCAAAAGTGATCGAACAAGGCTTGGCACAGACTCCATGCTATGTAACTGTCACGACTCCTCAAAGGGAAGTACTCACTTGATTTGTTACTTAACGCCAGGTCTGCCTATCACCTACCATGATGCCTTGCCTCGGAAGGAGCATCCCATGATGAGGGAAGCTTCATCGTGGAGTGGGGTGCACCAGCTACGTTGAGGAAAGCCTCTGGAAAGTTTAGGCAAAAGAGAGCCAAGTAAAACGTGCCCATCATTCTCGGCAGTCCTGGAGAatggaaggaagggtgggaggcagagggctGAGTTCCCGCCTTGGCCGTCACAGGAGAAACCTTAGGGAAACTCCCTCTAGAGACCACCGTGGGGACCATGGCAGGAAATGTTAGGGAAGAGGGGTTCGGGGCATTGGTGGTGAAGGGCACATCCACCACGGGTCTGCACACAACACGGGCTGCAGCCCAGCCTGGGAGTGAGCGCGGGGCTC includes:
- the LOC130837918 gene encoding metallothionein-1E-like: MDPNCSCPAGGSCSCAGSCTCKACRCTSCKKSCCSCCPVGCAKCAQGCICKGGSDKCSCCA